The Terriglobus tenax genome contains a region encoding:
- a CDS encoding glycosyltransferase family 2 protein, translated as MAATMELTVMVPARNEEASLGACLQSLVSQSEPGFELGRHWELVVVDDGSTDGTRAIAEGFAGVTVIAAPALENKPGRKGMTGKNNALWAAAQRARGKWLLFTDADTVHTPGSLGRAMREAEKYEADMLSYSPKQIVTGFWQRTVMPLIFSELAIAYPPKKVSDPASRIAAANGQFLLVQREDYFALGGHQAVGDKVLEDVELAWKFKASKRKLRFRYGGDALSTHMYRSFAAMVEGWTKNLAILFPQPLALAGFRLIDFGLLLLLPVLMIVLPQHILLLWWQWAAFGLVWLRVMWRYLARVRKSEFPWGDCVLSIVALPLFAWLLWRSWMQVKLKREVAWKGRVYKA; from the coding sequence ATGGCAGCGACGATGGAACTTACGGTGATGGTGCCGGCCCGCAATGAGGAGGCCAGCCTGGGCGCATGCCTGCAGTCTCTGGTTTCGCAGAGTGAGCCTGGTTTTGAACTGGGGCGGCACTGGGAGCTGGTGGTGGTGGATGACGGCTCGACCGACGGGACGCGCGCGATTGCCGAGGGTTTTGCCGGGGTGACGGTGATAGCGGCTCCTGCGCTTGAAAACAAGCCGGGGCGGAAGGGCATGACCGGCAAGAACAATGCGTTGTGGGCGGCGGCGCAGCGGGCGCGGGGGAAGTGGCTGCTGTTTACCGATGCCGACACGGTGCATACGCCGGGCAGCCTGGGGCGGGCGATGCGCGAGGCGGAGAAGTACGAGGCGGATATGCTGTCGTACTCGCCGAAGCAGATTGTGACGGGCTTCTGGCAGAGGACGGTGATGCCGCTGATCTTCTCGGAGCTGGCGATTGCGTATCCGCCGAAGAAGGTGAGCGACCCGGCCAGCCGCATTGCCGCCGCGAATGGGCAGTTTCTGCTGGTGCAGCGTGAGGACTACTTTGCGCTGGGTGGCCACCAGGCGGTGGGCGACAAGGTGCTGGAGGATGTAGAACTGGCGTGGAAGTTCAAGGCGTCCAAGCGGAAGCTGCGCTTTCGTTATGGAGGCGATGCGCTTTCGACGCACATGTACCGCAGCTTTGCTGCGATGGTGGAGGGATGGACGAAGAACCTGGCCATCCTGTTTCCGCAGCCGCTGGCGCTGGCGGGCTTCCGCCTGATTGATTTCGGTCTGCTGCTGCTGCTGCCGGTGCTGATGATCGTTTTGCCGCAGCACATCCTGCTGCTGTGGTGGCAGTGGGCGGCGTTTGGCCTGGTGTGGCTGCGAGTGATGTGGCGGTACCTGGCGCGCGTGCGGAAGAGTGAGTTTCCGTGGGGCGATTGCGTGCTGAGCATTGTGGCGCTGCCGCTGTTTGCATGGCTGTTGTGGCGGAGCTGGATGCAGGTGAAGCTGAAGCGGGAAGTGGCCTGGAAGGGCCGGGTGTATAAGGCCTGA
- a CDS encoding TlpA family protein disulfide reductase: MLFAMLLPLTACERNVKPGQIGGTAPDFTVADTDHTVKLSSFRGKIVVLNFWASWCIPCVEEMPSLQTLQEKLPNVQVLAVSTDEDGAAYKRFLDEHRILFLTVRDAQQKSNALYGSLRFPETYIIDRKGVIRRKLIGAQDWASPEMITYLSKL; encoded by the coding sequence ATGTTGTTCGCGATGCTGCTCCCCCTCACCGCCTGCGAGCGCAACGTCAAACCAGGGCAGATCGGCGGCACCGCGCCCGACTTCACCGTAGCCGACACCGACCACACCGTGAAGCTCTCCAGCTTCCGTGGCAAGATCGTCGTTCTCAACTTCTGGGCCTCCTGGTGCATTCCCTGCGTCGAAGAGATGCCCTCCCTGCAAACCCTGCAGGAGAAGCTGCCCAACGTACAGGTTCTCGCCGTCTCCACCGACGAGGACGGCGCCGCGTACAAGCGCTTCCTCGACGAGCACCGCATCCTCTTCCTCACCGTCCGCGACGCCCAGCAGAAGTCCAACGCTCTCTACGGCAGCCTCCGCTTCCCGGAGACCTACATCATCGATCGCAAAGGCGTCATCCGCCGCAAGCTGATCGGCGCACAGGACTGGGCCAGCCCGGAGATGATCACCTACCTCTCCAAGTTGTGA